A stretch of the Bdellovibrio sp. 22V genome encodes the following:
- a CDS encoding S8 family peptidase, translated as MGQAIQNKFIVQWEDGKFTVETAENAEAFTKNFVEPNLEKIRFVEFDRDLQLEKPQTVQATAFGDSWGQDKIGARSLWSKGIYGQNIKVAVVDAYVDYTHPQLAPRIAVNTAEVPNNGRDDDGNGVIDDYYGASFVSIPSSNPNVSAHGSHVAGIIAADNRYGSIEGVAPRSLIIPAQFIANDGGGSLGDAVLALQYSASRGAKIINASWGGAPCVASLRNAFIELQNKGILVIVAAGNDGRDVDVYPEFPASFNLSSQITVAASSVSDFMTSWSNSGFQTVHVAAPGERILSTVPGNTTAYMDGTSMAAPFVSGAAALLWSAKPSATALQIKSALLQSVDVSTGHEFKVNTRGRINVEKALEALQQLVP; from the coding sequence ATGGGTCAGGCAATTCAAAATAAATTCATCGTCCAATGGGAAGACGGAAAATTCACGGTAGAGACTGCTGAGAATGCGGAAGCTTTTACGAAAAATTTCGTAGAACCTAATCTTGAAAAAATTCGTTTTGTAGAATTTGACCGCGACCTTCAGCTGGAAAAACCGCAAACGGTTCAAGCAACGGCCTTTGGCGATAGCTGGGGGCAAGATAAAATCGGTGCGCGCAGTTTGTGGTCTAAAGGTATTTACGGACAAAACATCAAAGTTGCGGTGGTTGATGCCTACGTCGATTACACTCACCCGCAGCTTGCTCCGCGCATTGCTGTGAATACGGCTGAAGTTCCTAATAACGGTCGCGATGATGACGGCAACGGGGTGATTGACGATTACTATGGCGCGAGCTTCGTTTCGATTCCAAGTTCAAATCCAAACGTCAGCGCGCACGGTTCGCACGTTGCGGGAATCATTGCTGCCGACAATCGTTATGGCTCGATTGAAGGTGTCGCTCCTCGTTCATTAATTATTCCTGCGCAATTCATTGCTAATGATGGCGGTGGATCTTTGGGCGACGCTGTTCTTGCTTTGCAATACTCTGCAAGTCGTGGAGCTAAAATTATCAATGCCAGCTGGGGTGGAGCGCCTTGCGTGGCTTCTCTTCGTAATGCCTTTATCGAATTACAGAATAAAGGAATTCTTGTCATCGTTGCCGCAGGTAATGACGGCCGTGATGTCGATGTTTATCCCGAGTTCCCCGCTTCATTTAATCTTTCATCGCAAATCACTGTGGCGGCTTCTTCCGTCAGTGACTTCATGACCTCATGGTCTAACAGTGGATTTCAAACTGTGCATGTCGCCGCTCCGGGTGAAAGAATTTTGAGTACTGTTCCTGGCAACACAACGGCTTATATGGATGGAACGAGTATGGCGGCTCCGTTCGTCAGTGGTGCGGCAGCCCTTCTTTGGAGTGCCAAACCGAGCGCCACAGCCCTGCAAATTAAATCAGCACTTTTGCAGTCCGTGGATGTGTCGACAGGCCATGAATTTAAAGTAAATACTCGAGGACGCATTAACGTCGAAAAGGCTCTTGAGGCTCTGCAGCAGTTAGTTCCATAA
- a CDS encoding purine-nucleoside phosphorylase — protein MVLNKLQETVTYIRTKTSAKPKIGVVLGSGLGAFVKDVEIETTLPYKDIPHFSPPTVEGHSGNLIFGKINGQSIVILQGRNHYYEGHSMESVVFPTRTLAMLGVETLVLTNSAGGFGENMQAGDFMIIEDHINLMGTNPLMGPNIKELGPRFPDMTEAYDKRLISLMEQVLQKQGTRYHKGVYCGVSGPTYETPAEVRYLKLIGGKAVGMSTVPETIAANHLGLRVAALSCITNLAAGISAQKLSHDEVTETAKRVEIQFISFLKEFIGQI, from the coding sequence TTGGTACTCAATAAGCTTCAAGAAACTGTTACCTATATTCGAACAAAAACTTCGGCGAAACCGAAGATCGGCGTCGTCTTGGGTTCGGGCCTTGGCGCTTTTGTGAAAGATGTGGAAATTGAAACCACTCTTCCTTACAAAGATATTCCCCACTTTTCTCCACCGACAGTGGAAGGTCATTCCGGAAATTTGATTTTCGGTAAGATCAACGGTCAATCGATTGTGATTCTTCAAGGTCGCAATCACTATTATGAAGGGCACAGCATGGAAAGTGTTGTGTTCCCGACAAGAACTTTGGCGATGCTGGGTGTAGAGACATTGGTTCTGACAAACTCCGCGGGCGGTTTTGGTGAGAACATGCAAGCCGGTGATTTTATGATCATCGAAGATCATATTAATCTTATGGGCACAAACCCGCTGATGGGACCGAATATCAAAGAACTCGGCCCTCGCTTCCCTGACATGACTGAAGCTTACGATAAGCGCTTGATCTCTCTTATGGAGCAGGTTCTACAAAAACAAGGAACTCGCTATCATAAAGGCGTGTACTGTGGCGTGAGTGGTCCTACTTATGAAACTCCGGCAGAAGTTCGTTACTTGAAACTCATTGGCGGAAAAGCCGTGGGCATGAGTACAGTTCCTGAAACAATCGCAGCCAATCACTTGGGTCTGCGCGTGGCGGCTCTTAGCTGTATCACGAATTTGGCAGCAGGAATTTCGGCGCAAAAACTTTCACACGATGAAGTCACGGAGACTGCAAAGCGAGTGGAAATTCAGTTCATCTCTTTTCTTAAAGAATTTATTGGCCAAATCTAA
- a CDS encoding thymidine phosphorylase, giving the protein MAFLPAEIIKTKRNGGELSYDEINEFILGYARGQIPDYQMSALLMATFFKGMSKEETLSLTKAMLHSGEVVDFSSVPGFKVDKHSTGGVGDKTSLILGPIVAAAGVAVPMISGRGLGHTGGTLDKLESIPGFNTQKSLPEFVELVRKHKICFIGQTKEICPADKKIYALRDVTATVESLPLICASIMSKKLAEGIDGLVLDVKYGSGAFMKTPALAEELAVNLMSIAKGYGKKVTALLTNMDQPLGRYAGNSVEVEECVAIMKNEKFMGPGGYDLYEDTRELSLRLSAHMLLLAGVGKNEEESYKIATDILVSGKAMEKFEELCKIHGGDLRALPRPRHHIEIKSDKDGFVHGFHTESIGVAGIIIKAGRAQTTDIIAPTAGIEFHVKVGDTVKAGDTVFTLHGDDKDLLQSAVPLLRSAINISLPKMTKPSLILKTLS; this is encoded by the coding sequence ATGGCTTTTCTTCCAGCAGAAATTATTAAAACAAAACGTAACGGCGGCGAACTCTCTTACGATGAGATCAACGAATTTATTTTAGGTTACGCTCGCGGGCAGATTCCTGATTATCAAATGTCGGCTCTTTTGATGGCGACTTTCTTTAAGGGCATGAGCAAAGAGGAAACTCTTTCACTTACAAAAGCCATGCTTCATTCAGGTGAAGTTGTGGATTTTTCTTCTGTGCCCGGTTTCAAAGTCGACAAGCACTCAACAGGCGGCGTGGGCGATAAGACAAGCTTGATCCTTGGACCGATCGTGGCGGCTGCGGGTGTTGCCGTGCCGATGATTTCCGGTCGCGGTTTGGGTCACACCGGCGGAACTCTTGATAAGCTTGAATCTATTCCGGGATTCAACACGCAAAAATCTTTACCAGAGTTTGTGGAGCTTGTTCGTAAACACAAAATCTGTTTTATCGGACAAACAAAAGAGATCTGCCCGGCTGATAAAAAAATCTATGCTCTTCGCGATGTCACGGCGACGGTGGAAAGTCTGCCATTGATTTGCGCTTCGATCATGTCCAAAAAATTGGCTGAAGGCATTGACGGTCTGGTGCTTGACGTGAAGTACGGTTCCGGCGCCTTCATGAAAACACCGGCATTGGCGGAAGAGCTTGCTGTGAATTTGATGTCGATTGCAAAAGGCTACGGCAAAAAAGTAACGGCTCTTTTGACGAACATGGATCAGCCGTTGGGTCGTTATGCGGGCAACTCTGTGGAAGTCGAAGAATGTGTCGCGATCATGAAGAATGAAAAATTCATGGGGCCTGGCGGTTACGATCTTTACGAAGACACCCGAGAGTTGAGCCTGCGTCTTTCCGCACATATGTTGTTACTTGCAGGTGTTGGTAAAAACGAAGAAGAATCTTACAAGATCGCGACAGATATTTTGGTGTCTGGGAAAGCGATGGAAAAATTTGAAGAGCTTTGCAAAATCCACGGCGGTGATTTACGCGCACTTCCTCGTCCTCGTCACCACATTGAAATTAAAAGTGATAAGGACGGTTTTGTGCACGGTTTCCATACCGAAAGCATCGGCGTAGCGGGTATTATTATTAAAGCCGGTCGCGCGCAAACGACGGATATTATTGCTCCGACAGCGGGAATCGAATTCCACGTGAAAGTTGGAGACACGGTCAAAGCTGGCGATACGGTGTTCACACTGCATGGCGATGACAAAGATCTCTTGCAGTCCGCAGTGCCGCTCTTGCGTTCGGCGATTAATATTTCCTTGCCAAAAATGACGAAGCCTAGTTTGATACTGAAGACTTTGAGTTAA
- the deoC gene encoding deoxyribose-phosphate aldolase → MQLSRYIDHTLLKPEAQLAQIEKLCAEAKEHGFFSVCVNTSYVKTCAELLQGSSVKVCCVVGFPLGAMDTESKALETKTAIKNGAQEIDMVIQVGALKDRRLDYVRDDIKAVVQAAQGHTVKVIIETSLLNQEDKILACKAAMEAGAHFVKTSTGFGGGGATIDDVKLMKSVVGSQLEVKASGGVKDAAQAKAMIDAGATRLGTSSGVLIVQGGTSQGGY, encoded by the coding sequence GTGCAACTAAGTCGTTATATTGATCACACTCTTCTGAAGCCGGAAGCGCAACTGGCGCAAATCGAAAAACTTTGCGCGGAAGCTAAGGAACACGGTTTTTTCAGTGTTTGTGTAAACACCTCATACGTGAAGACGTGCGCAGAGCTTTTGCAAGGCTCTTCCGTTAAAGTTTGCTGTGTTGTCGGCTTCCCCTTGGGAGCTATGGATACGGAAAGCAAAGCCCTTGAAACCAAAACAGCTATTAAAAACGGCGCGCAAGAAATCGATATGGTCATTCAAGTCGGCGCCTTAAAAGACCGTCGCTTGGATTATGTTCGGGACGACATCAAAGCGGTCGTGCAAGCAGCCCAAGGTCACACTGTTAAGGTGATCATCGAAACTTCACTTTTAAATCAAGAAGACAAGATCCTCGCATGCAAAGCAGCAATGGAGGCCGGCGCGCATTTCGTAAAAACGTCGACTGGATTCGGCGGCGGTGGTGCTACCATAGACGACGTCAAACTTATGAAGTCGGTGGTCGGTTCACAACTTGAAGTCAAAGCTTCGGGCGGCGTTAAAGATGCGGCTCAAGCCAAAGCCATGATCGATGCGGGCGCGACACGCTTGGGAACAAGCTCGGGCGTTTTGATCGTTCAAGGCGGAACATCCCAAGGAGGCTACTAA
- a CDS encoding type IV pilus twitching motility protein PilT translates to MATIDELFKLMVEQGASDLHITSGAPPYLRLHGNMVPLNYRELTNQDVQGLLFEILSEKQKKAFVEKWELDFAYTLSGIGRFRCNIFMQRKGLGAVMRIIPEKIKTAQELGLPPAIMDMIDCDRGLILVTGPTGSGKSTSLAAMIHQINMTREAHIITVEDPIEFVHPNLKALVNQREVGSHTKSFANALKAALREDPDILLVGELRDLETISLALTAAETGHIVFGTLHTNSAAKTIDRIIDVFPAGQQQQIRTMLAESLRGVVAQTLFSRADGQGRVAAYEIMRNTKAIANLIREGKVHQIPSAMQTGSSQGMVLFEKYIEDLVRKGKVSAADAKTFLGQAGGGDTAIGTMAGTAGNPRTKVG, encoded by the coding sequence ATGGCTACAATTGATGAACTGTTTAAACTCATGGTAGAACAAGGTGCTTCCGACTTGCACATCACAAGCGGCGCTCCTCCCTATCTTCGTCTCCATGGAAACATGGTTCCATTGAATTATCGCGAGCTTACAAATCAGGACGTGCAAGGTTTGCTCTTCGAAATTTTGTCTGAGAAACAAAAGAAAGCTTTCGTTGAAAAATGGGAGCTGGATTTTGCCTACACGCTTTCAGGCATCGGTCGTTTCCGTTGCAATATCTTTATGCAGCGTAAAGGACTCGGGGCGGTTATGCGTATCATCCCAGAGAAAATTAAAACCGCGCAAGAGTTGGGATTGCCTCCTGCAATCATGGACATGATTGATTGTGATCGCGGTCTTATTCTTGTTACGGGTCCAACGGGTTCGGGTAAATCAACGTCGCTGGCGGCGATGATTCACCAAATCAACATGACTCGTGAAGCTCACATCATCACTGTTGAAGATCCTATCGAGTTCGTTCATCCGAATTTGAAAGCCTTGGTGAATCAACGTGAAGTCGGAAGTCACACGAAAAGTTTCGCCAACGCTTTGAAGGCGGCTCTGCGTGAAGACCCGGATATCTTGCTTGTGGGTGAGTTGCGTGACTTGGAGACTATCTCTTTGGCTTTGACGGCAGCGGAGACAGGTCACATTGTTTTCGGAACTCTACACACGAACAGTGCCGCGAAAACTATTGACCGTATCATTGACGTTTTCCCTGCGGGACAACAGCAACAAATCCGTACGATGCTTGCAGAAAGTTTGCGCGGAGTTGTGGCGCAAACTCTTTTCTCGCGCGCTGACGGACAAGGGCGGGTTGCCGCTTACGAGATTATGAGAAACACAAAAGCCATTGCGAACTTGATTCGTGAAGGTAAAGTGCACCAAATTCCTTCGGCGATGCAAACCGGTTCTAGCCAGGGGATGGTTCTGTTTGAAAAATACATCGAAGACTTGGTTCGTAAAGGGAAAGTCTCTGCAGCGGATGCAAAAACTTTCTTGGGTCAAGCTGGCGGTGGCGACACAGCGATTGGCACCATGGCAGGAACTGCCGGGAATCCAAGAACGAAAGTCGGCTAA
- a CDS encoding ribonuclease E/G translates to MSAEILINVRPQETRVAYVEAGVLTDLKIERKTSPTLVGSIHRGTVIRVLPGMQAAFVDIGLEKAAFLYVGDIREDVDDNFLSDVDRDEPLDEGDDEKIPTHHNKTPIQDLLKEGQSILVQVAKDPLGTKGARLTTHLSLPGRFVVFLPTVRHLGISRRIEDEGERERLRKLVQKINPSGGVIVRTAGEGASEEMLKADIEYLDRLSKEIFKNYEKKKTPGNVHTLPFLI, encoded by the coding sequence GTGTCCGCAGAAATTCTCATCAATGTTCGACCTCAAGAAACGCGTGTGGCTTACGTGGAAGCCGGTGTTCTCACAGATTTGAAAATCGAACGAAAAACTTCACCTACCTTAGTAGGGTCCATTCATCGTGGTACCGTGATTCGGGTCTTGCCGGGTATGCAAGCCGCTTTCGTAGACATTGGTCTAGAGAAAGCCGCGTTTCTTTACGTCGGCGATATTCGTGAAGACGTCGACGATAACTTTTTATCCGACGTCGATCGCGATGAACCGCTAGACGAAGGCGACGACGAAAAAATTCCCACGCATCATAACAAAACTCCGATCCAAGATCTTTTGAAAGAAGGCCAATCCATTCTTGTTCAAGTTGCCAAAGATCCTCTTGGCACAAAAGGAGCCCGCCTCACAACTCACTTGTCTTTGCCGGGTCGCTTCGTCGTCTTTCTACCGACAGTTCGTCACTTGGGAATTTCCCGTCGTATTGAAGATGAAGGTGAGCGTGAACGTTTGCGCAAACTTGTACAAAAGATCAATCCCTCTGGCGGTGTGATTGTACGTACAGCGGGCGAGGGCGCCTCTGAAGAGATGTTGAAAGCCGACATCGAATATCTGGATCGTTTAAGCAAAGAAATTTTCAAAAACTACGAAAAGAAAAAAACGCCGGGGAATGTGCATACGCTTCCTTTTTTAATTTGA
- a CDS encoding DNA gyrase inhibitor YacG, with the protein MAEPSQPRQVKCPQCGRLSLYSTQNPYRPFCSERCRLIDLGAWASEAYKIPVKDSSSDSLSMDENGDYSEEDDE; encoded by the coding sequence ATGGCTGAACCTTCTCAACCTCGACAAGTCAAATGCCCGCAGTGCGGGCGTTTGTCGTTGTACTCAACGCAAAATCCTTATCGCCCTTTCTGCTCGGAAAGATGCCGACTGATTGATCTCGGCGCTTGGGCCTCCGAGGCTTACAAAATTCCCGTGAAAGATTCTTCAAGTGATTCTTTAAGTATGGATGAAAACGGCGACTATTCTGAAGAAGACGACGAATAA
- a CDS encoding prolipoprotein diacylglyceryl transferase, with protein MYPAIPVTSTFSIPTYYLVLSLTVCICLIWITRRAVSHRLSRKRALDVSLIIMVSGFIGGRLFHVLYENFDYYRQSPVRVLHVWNGGFVFYGGALLAGLLSILFLAYKNKNDYEKYLDLFAPVLSFAYAAGRSACFLAGCCYGKFCDLPWAVEGRHPTQAYAVLWELGVIFVLIGCEKVPREFRKPEALRNPGSIFYLWMILHGLGRFFMELQRDDFRGPSLGLSISSWISLMVVSLGLFLLFRKPTNRSSASAP; from the coding sequence TTGTATCCAGCAATACCCGTCACTAGTACATTTTCGATACCGACTTACTATCTCGTTTTGAGTCTGACTGTTTGTATCTGTCTCATTTGGATCACGCGCAGAGCTGTTTCACACCGGCTCTCCCGCAAGCGCGCCCTGGACGTTAGTCTGATCATTATGGTGAGCGGCTTCATCGGTGGCCGCCTGTTTCACGTGCTTTACGAAAATTTCGATTACTATCGGCAAAGTCCCGTACGCGTCCTGCACGTCTGGAACGGCGGATTTGTTTTTTATGGCGGCGCTTTGCTAGCGGGTCTTTTAAGTATTCTATTTTTAGCTTACAAGAATAAAAACGATTATGAAAAGTATCTCGATCTTTTCGCTCCGGTTCTGTCTTTCGCTTATGCTGCCGGCCGCTCTGCCTGTTTCTTAGCGGGCTGTTGTTATGGCAAGTTTTGCGATTTGCCTTGGGCTGTCGAGGGCCGCCATCCCACTCAAGCTTACGCCGTGCTGTGGGAGTTGGGCGTGATCTTCGTTCTTATCGGTTGCGAGAAAGTCCCGCGCGAGTTTCGTAAACCTGAAGCTCTGAGAAATCCCGGAAGCATTTTTTATTTGTGGATGATCCTGCACGGTCTGGGTCGTTTCTTCATGGAATTGCAAAGAGATGACTTCCGCGGCCCTTCGTTAGGACTTTCCATTTCCAGCTGGATAAGTTTGATGGTTGTATCGTTAGGATTATTTTTGCTCTTCAGGAAGCCAACAAACCGGAGCTCGGCAAGCGCTCCCTAA
- a CDS encoding cyclic nucleotide-binding domain-containing protein, with product MVHTESFAPGSFILQEGKKNNTLYFLRSGKIEVSLAGEVIATLDHPGEVFGEMSVITSNLTSTTVKALAPTECFTINAEDFAHVHPKDKDRFQSLLYQIYCRILTERLMRTNEKARLFEILNRELHEAQNAIEQSGGGRVLLVEPDKKQQLPVRMALGGTGVQLDIANDSEGARVYLAENKYDIVLCEEGCVDVLKDVHENKSSPYAVLLTSKDVQGNLKILENNRFVDHIISRDAEDKNATIRYVLTALSKLLNKDLFGVEKYLTWGVDIQSKKVTHSGQREELRGDMYTYFKKMGIRSTVLDRVNTVVEEMLMNAIYDAPVDGQGKSIFNHISRKEEIQLDTHQQSLLRYASDGVLLAVAVKDPFGSLTKDIIVDYLLSCYNGQAGSMNTNKGGAGRGLHQIIENADLTVFNVKKGVRTEVICLFNIDGQKREAQPSFHYFFV from the coding sequence ATGGTTCACACAGAATCTTTTGCGCCGGGGTCTTTCATCCTGCAAGAGGGAAAAAAGAACAACACTCTCTATTTCTTGCGGTCCGGCAAAATCGAAGTCTCCCTGGCGGGGGAGGTGATTGCAACCTTGGATCATCCGGGCGAAGTTTTTGGCGAAATGAGCGTGATCACGTCGAACCTCACGTCAACGACGGTGAAGGCATTAGCACCGACAGAGTGTTTCACGATCAACGCGGAGGATTTCGCGCACGTGCATCCGAAAGACAAAGACCGCTTTCAATCTTTGCTTTATCAAATTTACTGTCGCATTTTGACCGAGCGTTTGATGCGCACGAATGAAAAAGCGCGTTTGTTTGAAATCCTCAACCGGGAATTGCACGAAGCCCAAAACGCCATCGAACAAAGTGGCGGTGGTCGTGTTCTTTTAGTTGAACCTGATAAGAAACAACAGCTGCCAGTGCGTATGGCTCTGGGTGGAACGGGCGTGCAACTAGATATCGCCAACGACTCAGAGGGCGCGCGCGTCTATCTGGCAGAAAATAAATACGATATCGTTCTTTGTGAAGAAGGCTGCGTGGACGTTCTTAAAGATGTTCATGAAAACAAGTCTTCTCCTTATGCGGTTCTTCTAACCAGCAAGGACGTACAAGGAAATTTAAAGATTCTTGAAAACAACCGTTTCGTGGATCACATTATTTCCCGGGATGCGGAAGACAAGAATGCGACAATTCGCTACGTACTGACCGCTTTGAGCAAGCTTCTGAATAAAGATCTTTTCGGAGTCGAAAAATATCTGACTTGGGGCGTGGATATTCAAAGCAAAAAAGTCACTCACTCCGGCCAGCGCGAAGAGTTGCGCGGGGATATGTATACGTACTTCAAGAAAATGGGCATTCGCAGCACCGTTCTTGATCGCGTGAACACTGTTGTGGAAGAGATGCTGATGAATGCGATTTACGATGCTCCTGTCGATGGGCAGGGTAAGTCTATTTTCAATCACATTTCGCGCAAAGAAGAAATCCAGCTCGATACACATCAACAATCTCTTCTGCGTTATGCCAGTGACGGCGTTCTTTTGGCGGTGGCGGTTAAAGATCCATTCGGTTCTTTAACGAAAGATATCATCGTCGATTATCTGCTCAGCTGTTATAACGGTCAGGCGGGGAGTATGAATACTAATAAAGGCGGAGCCGGTCGTGGTCTGCATCAAATCATCGAGAATGCGGATTTGACTGTATTCAACGTGAAAAAAGGCGTTCGTACGGAAGTGATTTGTCTGTTTAATATCGACGGCCAAAAGCGCGAAGCTCAGCCGTCGTTTCATTACTTCTTCGTATAA
- a CDS encoding metal ABC transporter permease, which produces MTQFLELLQIYKWSLPASIFMAAVLALIGAQWTAREKSAQIFVLGQGSSLGVVLGLALNLLLGTDFHGLSLLLGFCLGWVVLVVTEALIEKRTGRNHIYLTLFVFFLALTYLLTSITPSLESHMAASYFGDVAVMSDTGAQVCLLFALLFGGFLLKQWRLLTQISFQQVNHSWIHRSRKNLLFDFGTLLVTTMSVQNMGYLFTTGSLFIATTFAAARSHNLKTYTVKLVLISLIGSALGFALSLLSTVFPTVPCILIGQIIVGFLLYTKK; this is translated from the coding sequence ATGACACAGTTTTTAGAACTGCTGCAAATCTATAAATGGTCTTTGCCAGCGAGTATTTTTATGGCGGCGGTCTTGGCACTTATCGGCGCGCAGTGGACAGCTCGGGAAAAGAGTGCGCAGATTTTTGTTCTTGGCCAAGGCTCTTCATTGGGTGTTGTCTTGGGGCTGGCGCTGAATCTTCTTTTGGGAACGGACTTTCATGGGCTCAGTCTGCTTCTTGGGTTTTGTTTAGGATGGGTGGTGTTGGTTGTCACGGAAGCGCTCATTGAAAAGCGCACGGGTCGCAATCACATTTATCTGACGCTTTTTGTTTTCTTCCTGGCGCTGACATATCTTCTTACTTCGATAACGCCGTCTTTAGAATCACACATGGCGGCCTCTTACTTTGGCGACGTGGCCGTGATGAGTGATACGGGCGCGCAGGTGTGTTTGCTTTTCGCTTTGCTCTTTGGCGGTTTTTTATTAAAGCAATGGCGTCTGCTGACACAAATCTCTTTTCAACAGGTGAATCACAGCTGGATTCATCGCAGCCGCAAGAATTTGCTTTTTGATTTCGGAACGTTGCTTGTCACCACGATGTCCGTTCAAAACATGGGTTATCTTTTTACAACGGGCTCGTTATTCATCGCGACAACTTTCGCAGCGGCCCGAAGTCATAACCTAAAAACTTACACTGTAAAATTAGTTTTGATTTCCCTGATCGGGAGCGCTTTGGGTTTCGCGCTTTCTCTTTTGTCCACAGTGTTTCCCACAGTTCCCTGCATTCTGATAGGTCAGATCATTGTGGGTTTCTTGCTTTATACGAAGAAGTAA
- a CDS encoding ATP-binding cassette domain-containing protein, with product MNPILEVRNLRSLSAEGVPLSPSVHFELHAGEVLFFRGENGAGKSTLLKTLLGLHKYFEGQFSFSIRKDEIHYLPQLGNLHFHLPLTLKDMLPIQTKSPLLEGLDLSKKWNTASGGERQKVLLASVLAQEPKLLILDEPFNHVDRESSVLLESSLNDFLRTHPQSSLILVTHRALIEAWPQVRFLEIR from the coding sequence ATGAATCCTATCCTTGAAGTTCGCAATCTGAGGTCTTTAAGCGCGGAGGGAGTGCCCCTCTCTCCGTCCGTTCATTTTGAATTGCATGCCGGTGAAGTTCTTTTTTTTCGTGGCGAAAACGGCGCCGGCAAAAGTACGTTGTTAAAAACTCTTTTGGGGTTGCACAAGTATTTCGAGGGACAGTTTTCTTTTTCCATTCGCAAAGATGAAATTCATTATCTGCCGCAACTTGGAAATCTGCATTTCCATCTTCCGCTTACTTTAAAAGACATGTTACCGATCCAAACGAAATCTCCCCTTCTTGAGGGACTCGATTTGAGCAAAAAGTGGAATACCGCCAGCGGAGGCGAAAGGCAGAAAGTCCTCTTAGCTTCCGTTCTTGCACAGGAGCCTAAACTCTTAATCTTAGATGAGCCCTTTAATCATGTCGATCGTGAGTCGAGCGTTCTTTTAGAAAGTTCTTTGAACGATTTTCTGCGTACGCATCCGCAAAGTTCACTGATTTTAGTCACGCATCGGGCTTTGATTGAAGCTTGGCCGCAAGTTCGTTTCTTGGAGATTCGATGA
- a CDS encoding metal ABC transporter substrate-binding protein translates to MMKYIALFFLLSGVAQAKIKVVTTLPDIAEVVQAIGGDQVEAQSLLRGSEDAHYAEARPDYILKVNRADVVCSMGLDLEIGWLPKVLSKSGNSKVQEGGIGSCILGKAVKPLDIPVGVINRSMGDVHILGNPHFNLSPVKFAEGGAEVLKVLSAIAPEKASEFQKNYDAFSAKMKTLQADLQKSVKKAKVMEYHKEFTYFFNAYGVESLGSLEEKPGMPPSAARIAEAAKMAKDNKVVVLFATPSAPHKTLERFTELSGIPVVTVPSYVQTSGNAKTIEALQNLLVKSIP, encoded by the coding sequence ATGATGAAATATATTGCTCTCTTTTTCCTTCTTAGCGGTGTCGCCCAAGCGAAAATTAAAGTGGTCACGACTTTACCGGATATTGCGGAAGTCGTTCAAGCCATTGGCGGTGACCAAGTTGAAGCGCAAAGCCTTTTGCGCGGAAGCGAAGATGCTCACTATGCGGAGGCTCGTCCCGATTATATTCTCAAGGTCAACCGCGCTGACGTGGTTTGCTCAATGGGTTTGGACTTGGAAATCGGCTGGTTGCCAAAAGTTCTTAGCAAATCCGGCAACAGCAAAGTTCAGGAAGGCGGCATCGGTTCCTGCATTCTTGGAAAAGCCGTGAAGCCTTTGGACATCCCCGTGGGAGTTATCAATCGCTCTATGGGTGACGTGCACATTCTTGGCAATCCCCATTTCAATCTTTCTCCTGTAAAATTTGCGGAAGGTGGCGCGGAAGTTTTAAAAGTTCTTTCGGCCATTGCGCCCGAAAAAGCTTCTGAATTTCAGAAAAATTATGATGCATTTTCGGCGAAGATGAAAACCTTGCAGGCGGATCTGCAAAAGTCCGTCAAGAAAGCCAAGGTCATGGAATATCACAAAGAGTTTACCTATTTCTTTAATGCCTACGGCGTGGAATCTTTAGGCTCTCTGGAAGAAAAACCGGGAATGCCACCATCAGCAGCTCGTATCGCCGAAGCGGCGAAGATGGCAAAAGACAATAAAGTCGTCGTGTTGTTCGCAACGCCTTCGGCTCCTCACAAAACCTTAGAGCGCTTTACAGAGCTTTCAGGCATTCCCGTCGTCACAGTGCCTTCCTATGTTCAGACCAGCGGTAACGCGAAGACTATTGAGGCTTTGCAGAATCTCCTAGTAAAATCAATTCCATGA